The Rana temporaria chromosome 4, aRanTem1.1, whole genome shotgun sequence genome contains a region encoding:
- the GZF1 gene encoding GDNF-inducible zinc finger protein 1 produces the protein MESPTVLLESRSLPIHLLKEMHQFRLLGHLCDITVRVEHQGTTEDFSAHKTILAASSKYFKEIFTSDRLLGCSSVLMNEISAVDFALFLEFIYTAKLEVEEDKVQRVNDVAEKLKCFDLAKACSQHRKQMLEESVWLDLQNIEESQDGEDDMQELHINSLTDLQSSGADEVQSTDNFHNGQDGKLREESCLEASSTIEVEEYMEKMEPSKHSSSKSRRLSGRLPGRKAVVEIPKKKYTRRLREQQDGEDVDSLLNGIGREPFPCNEELIGEQTEDSIKAEEDEDSPCELAESGKTSNDDDNPQATGKYVACSICGENFEDEKAYVKHSKQNHANSEEIYQCNICNQNFANKCNLKSHQRHVHSNERQFPCELCNKKFKRKKDIKRHILQVHEGGGERHFCQVCRKGLSSKTALRLHERTHTGDKPFKCSLCIARFSQTSALKTHMRTHTGEKPFACEECGAKFTQNHMLIYHRRCHTGERPFMCETCGKSFASKEYLKHHNRIHTGAKPFKCDICFRTFAQRNSLYQHIKVHTGERPYCCKQCGKQFTQLNALQRHNRIHTGEKPFMCIACQRTFTDKSTLRRHTSIHDKNMPWKSFLVVLDPKAEDGQKSELTEEDSEDSSKAAEKLAYPENCHYQNLTVVPGSVDLLHENNATSILNCKADCTIIPQEVYIATTLSHLTVLHTQPDSSIPAMVNME, from the exons ATGGAGAGCCCCACAGTCTTGCTGGAGTCCAGGTCTCTGCCCATCCACCTCCTGAAGGAAATGCACCAATTCCGGCTGCTGGGCCACTTATGCGATATAACTGTAAGAGTGGAGCATCAGGGGACCACCGAGGACTTCAGCGCCCACAAAACCAtcctggcagcctccagcaagtaTTTCAAGGAGATCTTTACCAGCGATCGGCTCCTGGGTTGTAGTTCTGTCTTGATGAATGAAATCTCAGCCGTGGATTTCGCCTTGTTTCTGGAATTCATCTATACGGCCAAGCTGGAAGTAGAAGAAGACAAAGTCCAGCGAGTCAACGATGTAGCCGAAAAACTAAAATGCTTTGACTTGGCCAAGGCCTGCAGTCAGCATAGAAAGCAGATGCTGGAAGAGTCGGTGTGGTTGGATCTGCAGAATATTGAGGAATCGCAAGACGGCGAGGATGACATGCAGGAACTGCATATAAATTCTCTGACGGATCTCCAGTCTTCTGGAGCAGATGAGGTCCAAAGTACGGATAACTTTCACAATGGCCAAGACGGCAAACTCAGAGAGGAGTCGTGTTTGGAGGCCTCCTCAACCATAGAAGTGGAGGAGTATATGGAAAAAATGGAGCCCTCCAAGCATTCCAGCTCCAAATCCAGGAGGTTGAGTGGACGCCTACCTGGGAGGAAAGCCGTGGTTGAGATTCCCAAGAAGAAGTACACAAGACGACTTCGGGAACAGCAAGACGGTGAAGACGTTGACTCCTTACTGAACGGCATTGGGAGGGAACCATTTCCATGCAATGAGGAGCTTATCGGCGAGCAGACCGAGGACAGCATCAAAGCTGAAGAGGACGAGGACAGTCCATGTGAATTGGCGGAGAGCGGAAAGACCTCCAACGATGATGATAATCCTCAAGCGACTGGTAAATACGTGGCATGTTCTATCTGCGGGGAGAACTTTGAAGATGAAAAGGCGTACGTGAAACACTCGAAGCAGAATCACGCAAATTCCGAGGAGATCTACCAGTGCAATATTTGCAACCAAAACTTTGCAAATAAGTGCAACTTAAAAAGCCACCAGCGTCACGTGCACAGCAACGAGCGCCAGTTCCCGTGTGAGCTCTGCAACAAGAAGTTCAAGAGGAAAAAAGACATCAAGAGGCACATTTTGCAGGTCCACGAGGGTGGAGGAGAAAGACACTTCTGCCAAGTGTGCAGGAAAGGTCTAAGTTCCAAGACGGCCTTGAGGCTCCATGAAAGAACGCACACCGGGGACAAACCCTTTAAATGTTCCTTGTGTATCGCCCGGTTTTCCCAGACTTCTGCGCTGAAAACGCACATGAG AACTCACACTGGAGAAAAGCCGTTTGCCTGTGAGGAGTGCGGAGCCAAGTTTACCCAGAACCATATGCTGATCTATCACAGGCGCTGTCACACAG GGGAGAGGCCTTTTATGTGTGAGACGTGTGGGAAAAGTTTTGCCTCCAAAGAATATTTAAAGCATCACAACCGCATTCACACCGGAGCCAAACCCTTCAAATGTGACATCTGCTTCAGAACGTTCGCTCAGAGGAATTCTCTCTACCAGCACATTAAAGTTCACACTG GAGAACGGCCGTATTGCTGCAAACAATGTGGAAAGCAGTTCACTCAGCTGAACGCACTACAGAGGCACAACCGcattcacacgggagagaagccctTCATGTGTATAGCGTGTCAGCGGACGTTCACCGATAAATCCACCCTGCGGAGACACACCTCG ATCCATGATAAAAACATGCCCTGGAAGTCATTCCTTGTTGTTCTGGATCCTAAAGCTGAAGATGGGCAGAAATcggagcttactgaggaggacagCGAAGACTCCTCTAAAGCTGCAGAGAAGCTCGCTTACCCCGAGAACTGTCACTACCAGAACCTGACGGTGGTCCCGGGAAGTGTGGACTTATTACATGAGAACAATGCTACCTCCATCCTGAACTGCAAGGCGGACTGTACCATCATTCCTCAGGAAGTGTATATCGCCACTACGCTGAGCCACCTGACCGTCCTCCACACACAGCCCGACTCCTCCATCCCCGCTATGGTCAATATGGAATAG